Proteins from a single region of Undibacterium sp. KW1:
- a CDS encoding GGDEF domain-containing protein: MPRHLCEQDMNLDVRTIMLMWSCINLLGAGMMALISFHADNVRGARQWALGHCCMGLGIFTSTLMSPEWPLLIIASVPFIAGCGFGLLFNGIEAFKGKRCHYWVPVWIGGQMMLQSLWLGIVHDNVRMVVTANSLLVSAIFAACALSLIVKATQPLKTAYNLAAASFSFIALVSFLRALNILLKPAEEISLFAQGNVNPVLIVLGGLSQLSISLALVLLITFRLVSDLREQASHDSLTGLLNRRSFEDESKRLLARATRTGETLSVIMIDVDYFKRINDVHGHQAGDEVLRRLAALLQSVVRSEDCLARYGGEEFCVLLTGTGEQGAAQLAERVRSLYAELQISWKNEALQSTLSAGIADSLGIGMNLAALVEAADQALYRAKNAGRNCIALYSTGS; encoded by the coding sequence ATGCCCCGCCACTTATGCGAGCAAGACATGAATCTTGATGTCCGTACCATCATGCTGATGTGGAGTTGTATTAATCTGCTTGGTGCGGGCATGATGGCGCTCATCAGTTTTCATGCTGACAACGTCAGAGGCGCACGTCAATGGGCACTGGGGCATTGTTGCATGGGCTTAGGTATTTTTACCAGTACCCTGATGTCTCCTGAATGGCCTTTGTTGATTATTGCCAGCGTACCTTTCATCGCGGGTTGTGGCTTTGGTCTTCTCTTTAACGGAATCGAAGCTTTTAAGGGAAAGCGCTGTCATTACTGGGTTCCGGTATGGATAGGCGGACAAATGATGCTGCAAAGCCTGTGGCTGGGCATCGTGCATGACAATGTGCGCATGGTAGTCACCGCCAACTCCCTGCTGGTCAGTGCCATATTCGCTGCCTGTGCGCTGAGTCTGATCGTCAAAGCCACGCAGCCATTAAAAACCGCTTACAACCTCGCCGCAGCGTCCTTTTCATTTATTGCCTTAGTGAGTTTTCTCAGGGCTTTGAATATCCTGCTTAAACCGGCTGAAGAGATTTCCTTGTTTGCACAGGGTAATGTCAATCCGGTGCTCATTGTGCTCGGTGGCTTGTCACAACTATCCATCTCGCTGGCACTAGTTCTACTAATCACTTTCCGGCTGGTCAGTGATTTACGCGAGCAAGCCTCGCATGACAGCCTGACAGGACTGTTGAACCGTCGTAGTTTCGAAGATGAGTCAAAGCGCTTGCTGGCGCGTGCTACCCGGACTGGTGAGACTTTGTCTGTCATCATGATTGATGTTGATTACTTCAAGCGTATCAATGATGTACATGGTCACCAGGCGGGTGATGAAGTATTGCGCCGTCTGGCAGCGCTGTTGCAGTCTGTGGTTCGCAGTGAAGATTGCCTGGCCCGTTATGGCGGGGAAGAGTTTTGTGTTTTACTCACTGGTACTGGCGAACAAGGCGCCGCGCAATTGGCTGAGCGTGTGCGTTCGCTGTATGCTGAATTACAGATAAGCTGGAAAAACGAGGCACTGCAAAGCACTCTGAGTGCTGGCATTGCCGATTCTTTAGGTATTGGCATGAATTTGGCTGCACTGGTAGAGGCCGCAGACCAGGCATTATACCGGGCAAAAAATGCTGGTCGTAACTGCATAGCCTTGTATTCGACAGGCAGTTAA
- a CDS encoding LacI family DNA-binding transcriptional regulator: MKNKQSKTTTAKLDTATEELETDLLPADTVRRSRRSSGGFTLRDVAKLANVAPITASRALNTPDAVSPAVRARVREAVERTGYVPNLLAGGLASKKSRLVAAVVPTITGSVFLEMVQSLTKSLADEGYQLMLGQAGYENSREDVLLEAIIGRRPDGVILTGIMRSELGRKRLLASGIPVVETWDLTPTPIDMLVGFSHEKIGEAVAKYLHSRGRQRVATISANDERAARRNKAFSDAALGMGMGRVGATEVATCIVKAPTTLGSGRSGLRSLLENDPAIDAIFCSSDMMALGVIIEAHAMGIAIPEQLAVIGLGDQKFSKDLDPPLTSVRIDGTTIGNLAARFIIDRVNGIPVTDKVRDIGFSIVERDST; encoded by the coding sequence ATGAAAAACAAGCAATCCAAGACCACGACAGCCAAACTTGATACTGCAACTGAAGAGCTTGAAACGGACCTGCTTCCGGCTGACACAGTGCGTCGTAGTCGTCGCTCCAGCGGTGGCTTTACTTTGCGCGATGTGGCAAAACTTGCCAATGTTGCGCCGATTACTGCTTCACGGGCTTTGAATACCCCTGATGCTGTATCTCCAGCAGTTCGGGCACGTGTACGTGAAGCGGTTGAGCGTACTGGCTATGTTCCCAATTTGCTGGCAGGTGGCCTGGCGTCAAAAAAAAGCCGACTCGTTGCGGCTGTTGTGCCGACCATAACCGGCTCAGTATTTTTGGAGATGGTGCAGTCGCTCACCAAATCACTGGCAGACGAAGGCTATCAATTGATGCTGGGCCAGGCAGGATATGAAAATTCAAGGGAAGATGTTTTGCTTGAGGCCATCATAGGACGTCGTCCAGATGGTGTCATCCTGACCGGCATCATGCGTTCAGAATTGGGCCGTAAACGTTTGCTTGCCAGCGGTATCCCGGTAGTGGAGACCTGGGATTTGACACCTACTCCAATAGATATGCTGGTTGGTTTTTCACACGAAAAAATTGGTGAGGCAGTGGCGAAATATCTGCATAGCCGCGGGCGTCAGCGCGTGGCCACCATCAGTGCCAATGATGAACGCGCAGCGCGTCGCAACAAGGCGTTTTCTGATGCGGCTTTGGGGATGGGGATGGGGCGGGTAGGTGCGACTGAAGTTGCTACATGCATCGTTAAAGCCCCGACTACCTTAGGGAGTGGGCGCAGTGGCCTGCGTAGCCTGCTGGAGAATGATCCCGCTATCGATGCGATTTTTTGCAGTTCGGACATGATGGCCCTGGGTGTCATCATAGAAGCCCACGCGATGGGCATTGCCATACCTGAACAACTGGCAGTTATCGGCTTGGGTGACCAGAAATTTTCAAAAGACCTTGATCCACCACTGACCAGTGTACGCATAGACGGTACGACTATAGGCAATTTGGCGGCACGCTTCATCATTGACCGCGTCAATGGTATTCCTGTAACAGACAAGGTCAGGGATATAGGTTTTTCCATCGTCGAACGCGACAGCACATAA
- a CDS encoding cysteine hydrolase family protein produces the protein MTASNPVKRALIVIDVQNEYFTGNMQISYPDPQVSLQNIGRAMDVAKAAGIPVLVVQHSAPETSPIFARGSKTWELHDVVASRHADHRIEKNMASVFTGTDAAAWLKKNEINTLSVVGYMTHNCNASTILEAAHLGYQVETLSDATGSLPYENAAGYASAEEIHRAFSVVFHSNFAAVASTDSWIVAVEAGTLLSKGDVYSSHMAGRQRAVG, from the coding sequence ATGACTGCCAGCAACCCTGTAAAACGCGCCCTGATCGTTATTGATGTACAAAATGAATATTTCACCGGCAATATGCAAATCAGCTACCCTGACCCACAAGTATCCCTGCAAAATATAGGCCGGGCGATGGATGTGGCCAAGGCTGCGGGTATTCCTGTCCTGGTGGTGCAGCACTCCGCGCCAGAAACTTCACCCATCTTTGCGCGTGGTTCCAAAACCTGGGAGTTGCATGACGTGGTTGCCAGCCGTCACGCTGATCACCGTATAGAAAAAAACATGGCCAGTGTTTTTACTGGCACCGATGCCGCTGCCTGGCTGAAAAAGAATGAGATCAATACACTGAGTGTAGTCGGCTACATGACACACAACTGCAATGCCAGCACCATCTTGGAAGCAGCGCATCTTGGTTATCAGGTCGAAACCCTGAGTGATGCAACAGGTTCACTGCCTTATGAAAATGCTGCCGGTTATGCCAGTGCAGAAGAAATCCATCGTGCCTTCAGTGTCGTCTTCCATTCCAATTTTGCTGCGGTTGCCAGTACAGACAGTTGGATAGTTGCAGTTGAAGCAGGTACGCTCTTAAGCAAAGGCGATGTCTACAGTTCACATATGGCAGGGCGCCAACGCGCAGTTGGATAA
- a CDS encoding GlxA family transcriptional regulator, with protein MLTSTSDCKINIAVLAFDGISPFHLSVPCMVFGEHHGGLDMPLFDLKVCLALPGRTQAEVRTSAGFGIHVRHGLPALGKADMVVIPSWHDDLRPAPPALLQTLRHAHARGARIIGLCLGAFVLAEAGLLDKRSATTHWALSKAFSERYPNISLDPNVLYVDHGDVVTSAGTAAGIDCCLHVLRSTYGADVAAHVARRLVVAPHRQGGQAQYIEQPVPVLATDDRLAKVLEWMLAHLAEPQQLDQLAQRALMSRRSFTRHFQQQTGTTVGKWLLNQRLALAQRQLETSKRSIDDIAADTGFGTGLLLRRYFAREFGLSPSAYRHAFQGNER; from the coding sequence ATGCTCACATCTACCTCTGATTGCAAGATCAATATCGCGGTGCTGGCCTTTGATGGCATCAGCCCTTTCCATTTGTCTGTTCCCTGCATGGTATTTGGCGAGCATCATGGCGGGCTGGACATGCCCTTGTTCGATCTCAAGGTCTGTCTGGCGCTGCCAGGCAGGACACAGGCTGAAGTGCGCACCAGTGCTGGCTTTGGCATTCATGTGCGGCATGGCCTGCCTGCACTGGGCAAGGCCGACATGGTAGTCATCCCCTCCTGGCATGATGACTTGCGCCCTGCCCCGCCGGCACTGCTGCAGACACTGCGCCATGCACATGCACGGGGTGCACGCATCATAGGTTTATGTCTGGGGGCCTTTGTGCTGGCCGAAGCTGGCTTGCTCGACAAGCGCAGTGCCACCACGCATTGGGCTTTGAGCAAGGCTTTTTCTGAACGCTATCCGAATATCAGCCTGGACCCGAATGTGCTGTATGTCGATCATGGTGATGTTGTCACCTCAGCTGGCACTGCTGCGGGCATAGATTGCTGCCTGCATGTGCTGCGCAGTACCTATGGTGCTGATGTGGCGGCCCATGTTGCCCGGCGTCTTGTGGTAGCACCGCACAGGCAGGGTGGGCAGGCGCAATACATAGAACAACCGGTGCCTGTGCTGGCCACCGATGACCGCCTGGCCAAAGTGCTGGAATGGATGCTGGCTCATCTGGCAGAACCGCAGCAGCTCGATCAACTGGCGCAAAGAGCCTTGATGAGCAGGCGCAGCTTTACCCGCCACTTCCAGCAACAGACCGGCACGACCGTGGGTAAATGGTTATTGAACCAAAGACTGGCGCTAGCCCAGCGTCAGCTAGAAACCAGCAAGCGGTCGATTGATGACATCGCTGCTGATACCGGATTTGGCACAGGACTATTGCTGCGCCGTTATTTCGCCCGTGAATTTGGCCTTTCCCCTTCAGCCTACCGGCATGCTTTCCAAGGGAATGAACGGTAG
- a CDS encoding MOSC domain-containing protein has protein sequence MPSILSLSIYPIKSCAGIALEAATLTETGLSFGGIHDREWMLVNQQGQFLTQREFPKMALIRPEIRSDGLYIHAPGMPVLSLNPQEDTSTTSVTIWEENFPALDCGQAMADWFSKALDTPCRLVRSTPQTQRYASQKWTGDKLVATRFSDGYPILLTASASLDDLNQKLEKQGRSALPMNRFRANIVLDGIEAFEEDYAENFEIGSLIQLRPVKPCPRCPMPSIDQSTGEFGPDPMDILQTYRANPLVDGGITFGMNVIVEQGVGQLLRVGDAINMNIAF, from the coding sequence ATGCCCAGCATATTGTCCCTTAGCATTTACCCCATCAAGTCCTGCGCCGGTATCGCGCTGGAGGCGGCCACGCTGACTGAAACCGGCCTCAGTTTTGGAGGCATACATGACAGGGAATGGATGCTGGTCAACCAGCAAGGACAATTCCTGACGCAAAGAGAATTCCCGAAGATGGCTTTGATACGGCCAGAAATCCGTAGTGACGGGCTCTACATCCACGCACCCGGCATGCCTGTGCTGTCCCTGAATCCGCAAGAAGATACCAGCACCACTTCAGTCACGATCTGGGAAGAAAATTTCCCCGCCCTTGATTGCGGTCAGGCCATGGCAGACTGGTTCAGCAAGGCGCTGGATACGCCCTGTCGACTGGTGCGTAGCACGCCACAGACGCAGCGCTATGCGAGTCAGAAATGGACAGGCGACAAACTGGTCGCTACCCGCTTCTCTGATGGCTATCCCATCTTGCTGACGGCATCTGCTTCTCTGGATGACCTCAATCAGAAACTCGAAAAACAGGGTCGCAGTGCGCTGCCCATGAATCGCTTTCGCGCGAATATCGTGCTGGATGGCATAGAAGCTTTTGAAGAAGACTATGCAGAGAATTTTGAGATCGGCAGCCTGATACAACTGCGCCCGGTAAAGCCGTGCCCGCGCTGCCCCATGCCATCAATAGACCAGAGTACAGGTGAGTTTGGTCCTGACCCTATGGATATCCTGCAGACCTACCGCGCCAATCCCCTGGTTGATGGCGGCATCACCTTTGGCATGAATGTTATTGTCGAACAGGGCGTAGGGCAATTGCTGCGTGTCGGTGATGCCATCAATATGAATATCGCCTTCTAA